In the Paenibacillus sp. FSL R7-0337 genome, TTGCCCGCATCCTCTTTCTTCATCATATAGTCTTTCCCCTCTCCGTTTGCATTGCCTGGTACAGGAACCGCGGCAGACTGCGTGCTCCACCAGCCGGCTTCTCCGCTGGACTGGTTGAGGTCTACATTCACTCCGTGAACCGGTTGACCTAGTCCCTTGGGACCGTTGTCATATTGATACAGGTGGATACCCTCCGCTTTCCGGCCTTTACTCCAGGCATACGTCTGCCAAAAACCGGTGCAGGCCTTAGCGCCCATTGCAGCTTCAATAACCGTAACGCTCCCGTAGACACCCGACTGGTAATTCCGAGCGGCTTCTCCCGCTGCCGTAATATACTGGATCACCGTGTCCATCTGCTTCGCAGAAGCGTCGAAATCAACGGCAAAGTAGATCCGGCTCCCGGCAGGTTGTCCAACCGCAAGGGCTGTCTGTGCGGCAATCGCCCCGTCTGTCAGACCGGCTGCACGGCCTCCCAGCGCACGGCTGGCGGTCGTTTCATACACAGAGACAATTTGCAGCCCAGCAGCGCTGATAGCAACCGCCTCCGCCTGGGTTAACCTTTTCCAGCCGGAGGGCACGAGGTAACGGCATACGAATTCGTAGCCATCCTCCTTGAATTTCTTTGCCAGTGTGCGTGTTAGCGGTGCTGCGCAATCAAAGCCTTTGGCCATTCCCCCATCTCCTTCTTCCTGTCTGCTACCCGATTAATATTTTCATCAAAAGTCCCGCTGCGGCAATACACATCCCCACGCTGCTAATGATCGTGCCCACCAGCCAGCGCTGATTCTCCCCTTGCCTGAGCTTCAATCTGGACAGCTCATCCCGCATCTCATCCATCCGCAAATGCGCTGATTTGCTGCTCTGCATAGCCTCAAGCGCAATATCCCTTGCACTGTTCATGATGTCGAGCTTGGTTTCCACCCGGGTCAACCGTTGAAGGATTTCATTCATGTCGTCTGGCATATCGTACCCCCGCTAATGGAGCTGGTTGATCTCCCGTTAATGAATAGCTCCAAGCTGCAACCTCTGATCTGGAAGCAGCCTGGAAGCCGTGCAATGCTGTACTTAGCCGCTTACGGTTCCATTCCTGCAATCAGATTGCCATAGGAGTAGGCCGTAATTTTGCTGGTATCTGTGAAGCCCGTGGCCAGTCCATTGAAGGAATAATCATTAGTCTGATAGTAATTAGAGAAATCCGATTTCCAGAATCTGCACTGAATTTCCACACTTTCTCCAGGCTTAAGACTTCCCGCACCGCTGGTGAAGCCGATTTCCAGGTAATAATCACTGCCGGTTTTGCCTGTTGTTTTCTGGAAGCTTCCTGTGACATACGATTGAATCACCCTGGTATTTGAGCCTGATACTCTGGCATAATCCGTATAGAAGCTCTGGTATCTCTCTCCATCGATGGTGTAGTAATATCTAAGCTTGATGCTGGAGAGCTGCAGGGTCGACTTGCTGGTATTCTCAAAGGATATTCTCGGGAAAATCGTATTCGTCACGCTGCTTCGGCTCGCATTAAACGATTGAACCTTGAACGTCTGAGTGACAGTTACATTCTGCACCGCCGTCGATACATTGCCATTCACATCCGTAGCCGTCCAGGTGACCACTGTTTTCCCTAACGGGAAGCCGTCAGCCGGAGCATCATTCTTCAGCACAACTCCGAAGATGTCGCTCGCTGTAGCTTGGCCCAGGTTCACAAGCGTTTTGGTTCCGGTTGCCGGAACAGCAACATCTGCTGGAGCTTTTAACACTGGCTTGGTGGTGTCGACCACCGTGATCTTCTGCACGCCTGTGCTAACATTGCCGTTCGCATCCGTAGCGGTCCAGACCACTTCGGTCA is a window encoding:
- a CDS encoding DUF1906 domain-containing protein gives rise to the protein MAKGFDCAAPLTRTLAKKFKEDGYEFVCRYLVPSGWKRLTQAEAVAISAAGLQIVSVYETTASRALGGRAAGLTDGAIAAQTALAVGQPAGSRIYFAVDFDASAKQMDTVIQYITAAGEAARNYQSGVYGSVTVIEAAMGAKACTGFWQTYAWSKGRKAEGIHLYQYDNGPKGLGQPVHGVNVDLNQSSGEAGWWSTQSAAVPVPGNANGEGKDYMMKKEDAGKIIAFLQAAYMAAGNAESGKEFHRLANELRKASGQAADPNNR